The proteins below come from a single Stomoxys calcitrans chromosome 1, idStoCalc2.1, whole genome shotgun sequence genomic window:
- the LOC106092620 gene encoding zinc finger protein 568 isoform X3 has translation MAQPNLCRLCVDVCHDGVSFYDENGQVNELYHTLYKYMHPQIVNLNEATFMSVICNTCWHYIQEFENFLLVTQRAQGNLKNIAGAETSLTSNDKPGQNEMSSKAWIVVQKYMSSDPNVQIIDIYFKDLMMDTTTVPEGAFLVDYDQEGAIFNVQPTTEGVDQMPKTHSKPRQNLSDELRMKDQDSKGVEDVSKKASLEDLLLKWMPSIPCSKCSQSFTTWHEIQEHFSMAHPKHRFYIKCCSGVFFTRISLKDHLNLHDNPNAFRCRLCGKSFVRGHSLRCHVKSKHGELQAFKCDLCGAGLSTGLGLQSHLVSAHGFRFRPDAVRASASQCKCPECGRMISNQQRLRRHIELVHTKNLRFACPICGRKFSTRLKLRDHLAEKHFDMDVYKCALCDQTYRTLYSLLHHRMDEHEEEKNTDKYYHLINAEIENLDNHAGSKKGRINGSGPVTVYTCAYCCRTSRKFSTLLRHSKLVHPEQPSLNFCYRKTKKGLKTTVVQRNGNKTKEILEMATGDKDQDQDLHSSSKGDEGDASTSSGMISLSSN, from the exons ATGGCACAACCTAATCTCTGTCGTTTATGTGTGGACGTATGCCATGATGGCGTAAGTTTTTACGATGAAAATGGTCAGGTGAACGAGCTATACCATACTCTCTACAAATATATGCATCCACAG ATAGTAAATTTAAATGAGGCCACCTTTATGTCGGTGATATGCAACACATGTTGGCATTATATACAAGAATTTGAAAACTTCCTGCTTGTCACCCAAAGGGCCCAGGGTAACTTAAAAAATATCGCGGGGGCAGAAACTTCGTTGACAAGTAATGATAAGCCCGGGCAAAACGAAATGAGTAGTAAAGCCTGGATAGTAGTACAAAAATATATGTCATCAGATCCTAATGTCCAAATAATAGATATATATTTCAAAGATTTAATGATGGACACTACTACAGTACCGGAGGGGGCATTTTTGGTGGACTATGACCAGGAAGGGGCCATTTTCAATGTGCAGCCAACAACAGAGGGTGTTGACCAAATGCCAAAAACGCATTCGAAACCAAGACAAAATCTATCGGATGAATTAAGGATGAAGGACCAAGACTCAAAGGGTGTTGAGGATGTGAGCAAAAAGGCCTCTTTAGAAGACCTTTTGTTGAAATGGATGCCAAGTATTCCATGTAGTAAATGTTCGCAATCTTTTACGACTTGGCATGAAATCCAAGAGCATTTCTCAATGGCGCATCCTAAACACAGGTTTTATATAAAATGTTGTTCCGGCGTGTTTTTCACTCGCATAAGTTTGAAAGATCATCTAAACTTGCACGACAATCCAAACGCATTTCGTTGTCGCTTGTGTGGCAAGTCCTTCGTACGTGGACACTCCCTCAGATGTCATGTGAAATCAAAACACGGAGAACTGCAAGCATTCAAGTGTGATTTATGTGGTGCGGGCCTATCAACTGGTCTTGGTCTCCAATCCCACCTGGTATCTGCCCATGGTTTTAGGTTTAGGCCAGACGCAGTAAGAGCATCCGCCTCTCAATGCAAATGTCCAGAATGTGGCAGGATGATCTCCAACCAACAAAGACTTCGCAGGCATATAGAGTTGGTGCATACTAAAAACCTAAGATTTGCTTGCCCCATATGTGGGCGTAAGTTCTCGACTCGCCTTAAACTGCGAGACCATCTAGCCGAAAAACATTTCGACATGGATGTGTACAAATGTGCTTTGTGCGATCAGACTTATCGAACGCTATATTCGCTATTGCACCATCGCATGGATGAGCATGAGGAGGAGAAAAATACAGACAAATATTATCACCTAATTAACGCCGAGATAGAAAATCTAGACAATCATGCTGGTAGTAAAAAGGGCAGGATAAATGGAAGCGGTCCTGTTACTGTTTACACATGTGCCTATTGTTGTAGAACATCTAGGAAATTCTCCACCTTGCTGCGTCACTCGAAATTGGTGCACCCCGAACAGCCAAGTCTTAACTTTTGTTATCGTAAAACCAAAAAAGGATTGAAAACAACGGTGGTACAAAGAAATGGGAACAAAACCAAGGAAATACTTGAGATGGCAACCGGTGATAAGGATCAGGATCAGGATTTGCATAGCAGCTCTAAAGGAGATGAAGGGGATGCGAGTACCTCAAGTGGCATGATCTCGCTTTCAAGCAATTGA
- the LOC106092620 gene encoding transcription factor grauzone isoform X4, whose product MPQSRLCRLCVKACKDYKSLYQENGLGNELYDSIRKYFHPMILDINKCTELRRVCLECWHRISEFSDYEEAVRVAQLKLFAEVQEERVIIKNEKGEFEDGFTPTTSKVKVEDELIAPCSLKVQTRADDTESKEILRASNHKESELKLNHVAKVKIKVETDSFYDLCDSELLRKEEKNWSELELTTGESDEQNCDLSSDYESPGKKCVIKNDQTKEPLLYHPDFPSLEDNILSSELELTDSDLDEQGPCSTTTTSNPSKIDFEWLRNSAEQRKRRREQMEELMAKYTPILKCIACPETFTNLKALQSHFHQLHPKERFYVMCCNLKLPVPTRFREHLILHSDPEAFNCKLCWRTYTLRSGLKNHMILRHPQAVEPKIFSCKKCHKCYDTSRRLSYHVKIAHMENIPQPQRQKKRRRPRRKDIPPDGPSAFTCEECGKQFDKYRSYSQHQWYSHRLEPTHTCVTCGKGFKLKYDLRKHEAIHTGYACAFCPRTFESISDLYTHRNAVHADTKGNFVRK is encoded by the exons ATGCCCCAGTCCAGACTGTGTCGCTTATGTGTTAAAGCTTGCAAAGACTATAAGAGTCTCTACCAAGAGAATGGTCTTGGTAATGAGCTATACGATAGCATTCGTAAATATTTCCATCCAATG atTTTGGACATTAACAAATGCACGGAGCTTCGAAGGGTGTGCCTCGAATGTTGGCATCGTATAAGTGAGTTTAGTGATTACGAGGAGGCTGTGCGGGTGGCTCAATTGAAACTTTTCGCTGAGGTGCAGGAAGAGAGGGTcattataaaaaatgaaaaGGGGGAATTTGAGGATGGTTTTACACCAACAACAAGCAAAGTCAAGGTTGAAGATGAATTAATAGCTCCTTGTTCCTTAAAAGTTCAGACCAGAGCAGATGATACTGAATCCAAGGAGATTTTGAGGGCAAGCAATCATAAAGAGTCGGAGTTGAAATTAAACCATGTGGCCAAGGTTAAAATCAAAGTTGAAACTGATTCCTTTTATGACCTCTGTGATTCTGAACTTCTTCGGAAAGAAGAGAAAAATTGGTCGGAATTGGAATTGACAACAGGTGAATCCGATGAACAGAATTGTGATCTCAGTTCCGATTATGAATCACCCGGCAAAAAATGCGTAATCAAAAATGATCAAACCAAGGAACCTTTACTTTATCATCCCGATTTTCCCTCACTGGAGGACAATATTCTCTCCAGTGAATTGGAACTTACCGACAGTGATCTGGATGAGCAGGGTCCTTGCTCAACCACTACAACATCTAACCCCAGTAAGATTGACTTTGAATGGTTGAGAAATTCTGCCGAGCAACGCAAAAGAAGAAGGGAACAAATGGAGGAGTTAATGGCCAAATATACTCCCATACTTAAATGTATAGCTTGTCCAGAGACCTTTACAAACCTCAAAGCTTTACAAAGCCATTTCCACCAACTACATCCCAAAGAGAGATTCTATGTAATGTGTTGTAACCTAAAATTACCAGTACCCACTCGATTTCGCGAGCATCtcattttgcacagtgacccAGAGGCCTTCAATTGTAAGCTGTGTTGGCGCACCTATACCTTAAGGTCGGGCTTGAAAAACCACATGATTTTGCGACATCCTCAGGCAGTGgaaccaaaaatattttcctgtaAAAAATGCCACAAGTGCTACGATACTTCCCGGCGTCTTAGTTATCATGTCAAAATAGCGCACATGGAAAATATTCCCCAGCCTCAGAGACAAAAGAAGCGTCGACGCCCTCGCCGGAAAGACATACCGCCCGATGGCCCCAGTGCATTTACTTGCGAGGAATGTGGCAAACAATTCGATAAATATCGTTCATATAGCCAACATCAGTGGTATAGCCATAGGTTGGAACCGACTCATACCTGTGTAACATGTGGCAAAGGCTTTAAGTTGAAATACGATCTGCGTAAACATGAAGCCATACACACCGGTTACGCCTGCGCATTTTGTCCTCGGACATTTGAAAGCATTAGTGATTTGTATACACATCGAAATGCCGTACATGCGGATACGAAAGGCAACTTTGTGCGAAAGTAA
- the LOC106092620 gene encoding zinc finger and SCAN domain-containing protein 12 isoform X6, which translates to MSPNNLCRLCVSFCSLGKSLYDNDGQQNELYSIVFNYFHPKILDLCQEKHLKFICHKCWQSIDDFQKFQSNVEMAQLKFMAKDKHQEDKVEQQMDQFEILEVDQSHMNLKIENEEQQFSATPYKLDIKSDSVKDELEDFSGLEHCGLSQTNQDNNDIIDCNASDNSSFDDEMPISSCYSKTTEELQAGVESAENLARLNEMIVRFMVAVKCAECTDCFVCYNEYRQHFRLQHPHKEFHFECCQRKFKSQSKVVEHLLLHNDPEAFKCRACCKSFATNSSLYRHMAMAHADSLDQKYACEYCDKAFITLKNLNVHRTKKHMTVKKIKVLKPDADGLFRCADCNYCSPSQSNYSTHRWYIHNPSNSFKCAMCQKSFKRATLLQAHMERHANGSAVESEYAPYRCDICLRRFKYEQSLKVHKDNMHPLDHEEKRGTQAETSLSLPLLYPCNMCSKSFKIYKSLTQHQRRNHFKKSKPQTEVNVNQGPILATGD; encoded by the exons ATGTCCCCTAATAATCTGTGTCGTTTGTGTGTGAGTTTTTGCTCTTTAGGCAAAAGTCTATATGACAATGATGGCCAGCAAAATGAATTGTATTCCATTGTCTTTAATTATTTTCATCCCAAG attttggaTTTATGCCAGGAAAAACATCTTAAATTCATTTGCCACAAATGCTGGCAATCGATAgatgattttcaaaaatttcaaagtaatgtGGAAATGGCccaattgaagtttatggcTAAAGACAAGCACCAGGAGGATAAGGTGGAGCAGCAGATGGATCAATTTGAGATCTTGGAAGTTGATCAAAGTCATATGAATCTTAAAATAGAGAATGAGGAGCAGCAGTTTTCTGCTACCCCTTACAAACTCGATATTAAAAGTGACTCGGTTAAAGATGAACTGGAGGACTTTAGTGGATTAGAGCATTGTGGTTTGTCACAAACTAATCAGGACAATAATGATATTATTGATTGTAATGCTTCTGATAATTCGAGTTTTGATGATGAAATGCCCATATCCAGCTGTTACAGCAAAACCACTGAAGAGTTGCAGGCAGGCGTAGAAAGTGCGGAAAATCTTGCCAGGCTTAATGAAATGATTGTCAGATTCATGGTGGCTGTAAAATGTGCAGAATGCACGGATTGCTTTGTCTGCTACAATGAATATCGTCAACATTTTCGTTTGCAACATCCTCATAAGGAGTTCCATTTCGAATGTTGCCAGAGAAAATTCAAAAGTCAAAGTAAGGTTGTGGAGCACTTGCTACTTCACAATGATCCAGAGGCCTTTAAATGCCGCGCCTGCTGCAAAAGTTTTGCCACAAATTCAAGTTTGTATAGGCACATGGCTATGGCTCATGCTGATTCCCTGGATCAGAAATATGCCTGCGAGTATTGTGACAAAGCTTTTATCACCCTCAAAAATCTAAATGTTCATCGTACCAAAAAGCATATGACGGTGAAGAAAATCAAAGTACTCAAACCGGATGCAGATGGTTTGTTTAGATGTGCCGATTGCAACTATTGTAGTCCCTCACAGTCCAACTATTCAACCCATCGTTGGTATATACACAATCCcagcaatagtttcaagtgtgCCATGTGCCAAAAAAGTTTCAAAAGGGCCACTTTATTGCAAGCCCACATGGAAAGACATGCCAATGGCAGTGCTGTAGAATCAGAATATGCACCATACCGATGTGACATTTGTCTGAGAAGATTTAAATATGAGCAAAGTCTAAAAGTTCATAAAGATAACATGCATCCTTTGGACCACGAAGAAAAGAGAGGAACGCAAGCAGAAACTTCGCTTAGTTTGCCATTACTTTATCCATGTAACATGTGTTCCAAGAgctttaaaatttacaaaagcCTGACACAGCATCAGAGAAgaaatcattttaaaaaatcaaagCCACAGACTGAGGTGAATGTTAACCAAGGACCCATCTTGGCAACGGGGGATTAG